In Antedon mediterranea chromosome 10, ecAntMedi1.1, whole genome shotgun sequence, one genomic interval encodes:
- the LOC140061252 gene encoding G-protein coupled receptor GRL101-like: MRVLKPFILVARGSGVSPFKQLIISNTKIHLESSLIVNSLDIRRISIYCEIFLLQRDLSSNGLSTLSENTFTGLTALEVLDLGFNQISMLPSNAFIGLTALERLYLNNNRINILSANAFAGLTALKLLDLSSNGLSTLSENTFTGLTALEVLDLGFNQISMLPSNAFIGLTALERLYLNNNRISILSANAFAGLTALKLLNLRYNDITTIEQNAFSSFASSLSALWLIENNLQVYNKKTFEELTNLTEMDSDFTCLCAIVVDLDYCIPGVDPFATCEDLLGSDYIRVLMWIIGISAVGGNLVAIISRQCKKDNNTSNDNEINKVQTTLITNLAVSDLLMAVYLIIILSVDMHYRGRYAKFELNWKNSPLCGFAGAIATLSGQSSVFTLMLLSIDRAINIAYPFSTKHLSCKNCRIIIGIAWVCWIVLSFLPLVANVIKHNFYYYDEALYYFGANYYGVKSVCLALPLSKSHWRGWEYAFAIYIGFNSLGFIIIAVSYVIIFVSIKRSSAAANRKRRRKKDIKLAVKVGFLIFTDFCCWFPIVLMAIGAELDWWVPSLEIYVLSAMFIIPINSSVNPYLYTIIDCCFTCLSKDKKPNVANTNRTRQVAVMQLQEMRPRNTDR, encoded by the exons ATGCGTGTGTTGAAACCATTTATTTTGGTTGCACGAGGAAGTGGTGTATCTCCATTTAAGCAACTG ATCATTTCAAACACTAAAATTCATTTAGAATCATCATTGATAGTAAACAGCTTAGATATTAGACGTATTTCCATATACTGTGAAATCTTTTTACTTCAAAGGGACCTCTCTAGTAACGGTTTGAGTACGTTGTCAGAAAATACATTTACTGGATTGACGGCGTTGGAAGTCCT GGATTTGGGTTTTAACCAAATAAGTATGTTGCCATCAAATGCTTTCAttggtttgacagcattggaacgact GTATTTGAACAATAACCGAATAAACATATTATCAGCAAATGCGTTTGCTGGTCTGACAGCATTGAAGTTACT GGACCTCTCTAGTAACGGTTTGAGTACGTTGTCAGAAAATACATTTACTGGATTGACGGCGTTGGAAGTCCT GGATTTGGGTTTTAACCAAATAAGTATGTTGCCATCAAATGCTTTCAttggtttgacagcattggaacgact GTATTTGAACAATAACCGAATAAGCATATTATCAGCAAATGCGTTTGCTGGTCTGACAGCATTGAAGTTACT GAATTTAAGATACAATGATATAACTACCATAGAACAAAACGCATTTTCTTCCTTTGCTTCATCATTGTCAGCTTT atgGTTGATAGAAAACAACTTACaagtatacaataaaaaaacttTTGAAGAACTGACAAACTTAACAGAAAT GGACTCGGATTTTACATGCTTATGTGCCATTGTAGTCGACCTTGATTATTGCATTCCCGGCGTAGATCCCTTTGCTACATGTGAAGACTTATTAGGCAGTGACTACATACGGGTATTAATGTGGATAATTGGAATTTCAGCTGTTGGTGGCAATTTAGTCGCTATCATATCACGGCAGTGTAAAAAGGATAACAACACAAGTAATGATAACGAAATTAATAAAGTGCAAACCACACTCATCACCAACCTTGCCGTGTCTGACCTGTTAATGGCAGTCTATTTGATTATCATTTTAAGTGTAGATATGCATTACAGAGGGCGATATgcaaaatttgaattgaattggaaGAATAGTCCTCTTTGCGGTTTTGCTGGTGCAATTGCCACTCTCTCTGGTCAGTCTTCAGTTTTTACATTAATGCTTTTAAGCATCGACCGTGCTATAAACATCGCTTATCCATTTAGTACCAAACATCTTAGTTGCAAAAATTGTAGAATTATTATCGGAATTGCATGGGTGTGTTGGATTGTGCTCAGTTTTCTCCCACTAGTAGCAAACGTCATAAAACACAACTTTTATTACTACGACGAGGCGTTGTATTATTTCGGGGCTAATTATTATGGAGTAAAGAGTGTGTGCCTTGCACTGCCGTTATCAAAAAGTCATTGGCGAGGCTGGGAGTATGCTTTTGCTATCTACATCGGATTCAACAGTTTAGGTTTTATCATAATCGCTGTGAGTTATGTAATCATTTTTGTGTCTATCAAGCGTTCATCAGCAGCTGCTAACAGAAAACgaagaagaaaaaaagataTCAAACTAGCAGTGAAAGTAGGCTTTctcattttcacagatttttGTTGCTGGTTTCCTATTGTATTGATGGCAATTGGTGCTGAACTGGATTGGTGGGTACCTTCTctggaaatatatgttttgtcaGCGATGTTCATCATACCAATTAACTCCTCGGTCAATCCCTATCTATACACAATTATCGACTGTTGCTTTACTTGTTTAAGCAAAGATAAGAAACCAAACGTTGCCAATACTAATCGAACACGACAGGTGGCTGTTATGCAGCTTCAGGAAATGAGACCTAGAAATACTGACAGATAA